One window of Triticum dicoccoides isolate Atlit2015 ecotype Zavitan chromosome 5A, WEW_v2.0, whole genome shotgun sequence genomic DNA carries:
- the LOC119303406 gene encoding protein app1-like, producing MASNASMLAVIMACALLLAGSTCHAARNLAGTTLAGAAPAASAVPGLPAVPTLPAVPTDTVTLMPPVPSVTLPTVPQVMLPPMPAIVVPKAVLPPMPKVTLPTVPQVTMAPMPAIVVPKVTLPLLPFVPNVNVPMPFAAPPPSA from the coding sequence ATGGCTTCCAACGCGAGCATGTTGGCCGTGATCATGGCGTGCGCGCTCCTCCTCGCCGGCAGCACGTGCCACGCCGCCCGCAACCTGGCCGGCACGACGCTGGCGGGTGCCGCTCCGGCTGCTAGCGCCGTCCCTGGCCTGCCGGCCGTGCCGACCTTGCCTGCCGTGCCCACGGACACGGTCACCCTGATGCCGCCCGTGCCGTCGGTCACTCTCCCCACCGTGCCGCAGGTGATGCTGCCGCCCATGCCCGCCATCGTCGTGCCCAAGGCGGTCCTGCCGCCCATGCCCAAGGTCACCCTACCCACCGTGCCGCAGGTGACGATGGCGCCAATGCCCGCCATTGTCGTGCCCAAGGTGACGCTGCCGCTGTTGCCGTTCGTCCCGAATGTGAATGTGCCTATGCCGTTCGCGGCACCACCCCCGTCAGCGTAG